From the genome of Astatotilapia calliptera chromosome 3, fAstCal1.2, whole genome shotgun sequence:
TGACGACAAAGTTGTACACGCAGGTAGTTCGTCCTCTGTCAGTTCTCTGGGAGATGTTGTTCTTATTGTCAGAGCAATAAATCATCTCTGGAGCAGAACCATCCGAGTTTTTCAGCCACATGAAACTAGTGAGTTCTGCTGTGCATTGAGCAGAGTGAACAGAACAGCTGAGAGTCACAGAGTCTCCGGACCTCACTGACTTTGATTCTGGCTGCTGGACGACAGAGTCGCTGATTGTCTTTGCACCTTggaaaacaaaccatttggacTGTGATTGTTAGCATTGTGTTCATATTCAGTTGAAATTATGTGAAATGCAAACATGTCCAAACATACCTGTCAACATCAGAAATGTTCCTGACCCAAACTGAACCTCACTTATGTGTAAGACTCCACAGAAGTATGTTCCAACATCTTCCcatgatgttttatttatggTCAGATGATTGTTAGTCATGTCAAATTTAACTGAAGAACGGTTaacaaattcttcactgaactCTCTCACATTATACTGAGaattagtttttaccaccaGCTGTAGTTTCCTCCCTGTAGTCACCTTGTACCACACGGTTTTCTTTGATGCGCTCTTTATGAAGCATTTAATAGTAGCTGAGTCGCCAATCTTCACTGTTTTCAAAGATTCAGGCTGAGAGATGTCACTTAACTGTGCTGCACCTGAAATAATTCAGACAGACTCAGTTTCACACAAATGAAGATCAAAAGTTTACACAAGtaaatttcttttacttacatAATGAGCAGATCAGGAAAACGTTCACAAAGAACATCTTCATCTTGTCTCCTTCTTCAGTACAGCAGTCCACACCTAATGAAGCAGCAGTATACTTCTCAGATTTAAAAACGCCAGCTTGTCCTACATTTTGCCACATCTGACAGGTCTGATTGGTTCATCACCATCACACTGCAGAACATGATTGGCTCTGTCGAGTAACGTGGCGTAATGAGAGAGATTGAGGTCCCCCTGGCCGCCCCCTGCCTTCAAAGCTGAGGGGGTTAAAGGACTTGGCATTCAGCCTTGTGTGTTAAAAAAGATCAGAGTGCTAAAACAGAGCTTTTTCCTACAGTTTTTTGATCATCTTCATTCGTAATCAAAGACAAATCACAAATGTAAGTGATCAATGTGCAGAGAAATGCAGTTTGAGTTTTGGAAATGTCTCTTCTAatgtttagagttttgtgtGTAGACATGAGCCATAATCAACCTTTTGTATTCATCTGTTGGACTGAGAAGATAAGAACTGTGTCACCAACCCATCATTATACTTTTGAACGAGTGTCAAACACAGGTTGATGGTTCATGTGGTTTTTCCGGGATTGTATTGAGTAAATTGTGCttgaaaaacacagttttaaagagaaaaagtatTTGGATTAAAAGTGAATTTACTAATGAAAtctaaaatgaatgaaacttgAAGTGAAGAATGATACGGTGTGGTGGAAGATCAGTTGACCTGATTGATTGACTATatattagagagagagagagatgtggcgAGTCAGCACTTGACAAAGTCTAAACTGGGATGGATGGAGGTGTTGTGGGTCAGTTCTCAGCGGTCCTGTGAGATTAACAGCAAAGAGGTAGCAGACTGCCCACAATCTGGACTTCCTGTGATGTCAATAATCCAGTCATTcataacacaaagaaaatccaGGCATATCTTGAGTATTTTTGAGTATTTTTACTGAGCACATTACATACTCCAGCTGTTGTTTGTGTATACTGAGGTGTAATAaagcatttgatttttttccccatgttttTTACACTTAATGTTTCAGTTTGTACTTAACTGTACTGCACCTGAAATGCGATCCACATTCGtacgtatatacgcagctaatcaagtggttgacaggctatgacagcgtccttatgtgccgacaccagtgttttagctagcaaagcggtgtagctgatgtggagtgaagccgcGTTAATGAcgacgtgtacaaccattggagatgtgagcaggacagacggaaatTGAAGGAAAAattgtggactttataccagtttttaaattgtgttgatagaccacgtaaaaccagagttatgataaaaatatgcaatgttttgttttcttcctgaatactatcgttgtttatatttactgcaggaagaaacggtaaaaatggcgttttataaggaaaatgcTCGAAAGCGCTCTCCACccgtgagcaaaaacaaaaacaaaaaaacccgaccctttcctattggtggaaaaatgtaccatgttgaccaatcaaaaaatgatatggcaacatggcatttagttgtttaggaagggggaagttttaggagtgatggcggtgttttgagatgtgagagatttgcgacgtttagcgcaaatcttgtgtagttagtgtgtagtgtagtcaatagttttgttgtgtgtgtcagaacaatgaggcgactgctgaatgttacaggtgttacaggagtgatacatctcctgctgtcaggcctgcaggtatcaggctgttgttctcctttatctcatagtggacagaaattatttttggagtggcacaaataatttgtgtggcagcaaatttgatgcagaacacctgattgttctgtaaatagtttgaaatgtttatttaaaaatgccttggctgcattttcaggtaaacagctgcaaaacactttgtttgcataactcagttacttttttgaagaagtaactatagaattaattgcccaacattggtcactatatactgtattttgcagacagttaCAGGaatctctcccagaccacagactcataatacaattcatatatatatatatatatatatatatatatatatatatatatatatatatatatatatatatatatattaggggtgcaacgatacacaaaattcacggttcggttcaatactttggtgtcacggttcgatattttttcgatacaaaaaaaaatgttcatgcctttttaatttgtcatttattaaaattataaatatatattttaactcaaaaggtacagtttttaaatttaatgttgctgacacaacaaagtaataaaaaataaataaatctatctgatcgagaaatcactcatgtttggaaaagagagtttattacagagaaatggctctttccaaaataaaagctatactatacgcttcttctgggctatattctcagcagcatattaaacatatcaggtccccataaggagaatcatgtgctaacggctgtctaaatgactcgggtaaagtttgtagcatgcgtgcttgttgtttttgtctgcttccacttgtcttcgcactaggatgatgtcagagtaaatgtgcagtcatattcgttttGTTCCctctagtgctgtcagcgttaatctcgttgaaatgacgttaacgccacaacacagcaaatctctgttaacgagctaccgcggatcgccccattcgtggggctggacggcgtcaacacgttaatgagctaactgcgctaacgcagtagttcccaccaatgtaattgagcattgcatggcacatccaacatactgttttacttttgtccatgacccgcttaccttcagggtcatacgtcacatgaaaaccaaaataattccaaacgccagatctgaatgagggtgggggaggttcaatttgccatgttggaaggagagcttaacttctgtctcgctagcttgccctgcgctcagtgaatctgcgttcgactactgcgcctaggctgcactgtcgagcgcagatccactgagcgctcaacacagacagcatcatcagaagaaaagttgataaaata
Proteins encoded in this window:
- the LOC113011768 gene encoding uncharacterized protein LOC113011768 translates to MKMFFVNVFLICSLCAAQLSDISQPESLKTVKIGDSATIKCFIKSASKKTVWYKVTTGRKLQLVVKTNSQYNVREFSEEFVNRSSVKFDMTNNHLTINKTSWEDVGTYFCGVLHISEVQFGSGTFLMLTGAKTISDSVVQQPESKSVRSGDSVTLSCSVHSAQCTAELTSFMWLKNSDGSAPEMIYCSDNKNNISQRTDRGRTTCVYNFVVRSLDDAGVYYCAVNACGQILLGNGTTINNARALKMKHGWVFQHDSDPKHNARVTKESLHKKHFKVLELPSQSPDLNPIKNRWRELKVCLAQRQPQNITALEEICMDEWAKIPATVCENLLKT